From Leishmania mexicana MHOM/GT/2001/U1103 complete genome, chromosome 9, a single genomic window includes:
- a CDS encoding putative mitochondrial carrier protein produces MVVASPSWPTSVVPQVDEREWALLHLMKTSLVALVPGAAQGATTVVLGHPLDTAKVRMQAGGPHTCRSTVGTMWSMATAEGPRSLYRGVAPPLLMEGAKRSLQFALWDWMRAFARNAPESCNGADRAARDGAGGAWDAARDGAHGGLVRIGSNSFVCGAVAGGVGTLIGCPMHVIKIQTQCQTAMDTRNAWTCTRRIYHREGLFGFYRGFRYNVAKDVCFAGMYLGLYALLREHPLFEPPSASTAAETTTTTRPSRKTNMSAFLSGAVASMATWGLLFPLDTIKTLVQARQAHAILSVLRQPALLYRGLAASLIKAGPVSGVAMAVYEQTWAFMNKRPMFR; encoded by the coding sequence ATGGTCGTGGCCAGCCCCTCCTGGCCGACCTCCGTCGTGCCACAGGTGGACGAGCGAGAGTGGGCACTCCTGCACCTCATGAAGACGTCTCTCGTAGCGCTCGTCCccggtgcggcgcagggcGCTACCACCGTGGTGCTCGGTCACCCACTTGACACCGCGAAGGTTCGCATGCAGGCAGGCGGGCCTCACACGTGCCGATCTACCGTTGGCACGATGTGGTCGATGGCCACGGCAGAGGGTCCAAGAAGCCTCTACCGCGGGGTGGCTCCTCCACTGCTAATGGAAGGCGCCAAGCGCAGCCTGCAGTTCGCCTTGTGGGACTGGATGCGTGCCTTCGCCAGGAACGCGCCGGAAAGCTGCAACGGCGCTGACCGAGCAGCTAGAGATGGTGCGGGTGGCGCTTGGGAcgctgcgcgcgacggcgcacaTGGTGGCTTGGTAAGGATCGGCAGCAACAGCTTCGTATGCGGTGCCGTGGCGGGTGGCGTGGGGACGCTGATTGGGTGCCCTATGCACGTTATTAAGATACAGACACAGTGCCAGACCGCCATGGACACGCGAAACGCCTGGACGTGCACGCGACGTATCTACCACCGGGAGGGCCTCTTCGGTTTTTACCGTGGCTTTCGGTACAACGTGGCAAAGGACGTGTGCTTTGCCGGCATGTACCTCGGCCTCTACGCACTCCTGCGCGAGCATCCTCTCTTCGAGCCGCCGTCCGCAAGCACCGCTGCAgagacgacaacgacgacccGCCCTTCGCGAAAGACAAACATGAGCGCCTTCCTCTCTGGCGCAGTCGCCTCCATGGCTACCTGGGGGCTCCTCTTCCCGCTGGACACCATCAAGACATTGGTGCAGGCACGACAGGCACACGCTATCCTTtcggtgctgcgccagcccGCTCTCCTCTACAGGGGTTTGGCCGCCTCGCTCATCAAGGCGGGCCCCGTTTCGGGGGTGGCGATGGCCGTGTACGAGCAGACGTGGGCCTTCATGAACAAGCGACCGATGTTTCGCTAG
- a CDS encoding putative paraflagellar rod component — protein sequence MSSSAIVLPTYPSRDVQNVENHRCIAAIAELAENGLTIADNFVTYTEGRLSSLALNGERILEAAAKLHERYRHERPAGWDEARFMGECEQRVTPEEIEDLCTLPALDANAFANALCQLTNKDLPRGRYLVVKDSLSVIKPHVPKTSVIDLSETLAALHDIQHVDPTAEIKDELSEMDEQQHKYVTKVDEAQAVYDTALSHGDVVEVERAHRHLIAARYEYLVSYVKRLHFLSSTEEDSEVVHFADRLQKLREDADDAVKAFSDHKHAIKSAVRADLERCQESRAREAATHEAAKTAFQNQKRKMEASLGSVVEHKVQLVNEILEKAAELRRVMEQQRVMTQDVVEAVKEEAKRVTAYEEFVTIGDQHLQRLRRCLEYCNGCEPVIREMEKYVKTMVEKLPHEDAEKALNAIIDHESDELLKVYRAFVFVCGELTVKKTHRLDTLERQARLAQHNRDSSMDSLDPNFKHYCEEVAEMLAQAQAVEGVINALHATQDAGEQVFESVEELVLASCERTEKPFVHPLQELGYESVAARTRFVNRSMKYVEGEEHEIFQKKARIAEAKALVEQEQEALVRGVSAAAIAAPAAVSLNAADGAVPAPAQIEA from the coding sequence atgagcagcagcgcgatcGTCCTGCCCACGTACCCGTCACGGGACGTGCAGAATGTCGAGAATcaccgctgcatcgctgccATTGCCGAGCTTGCGGAAAATGGCCTGACCATCGCCGACAACTTCGTGACGTACACGGAAGGCCGCCTGTCATCGCTGGCGCTCAACGGCGAGCGCATTTTGGAagccgccgcgaagctgcATGAGCGCTACCGTCACGAGCGCCCTGCTGGCTGGGATGAGGCGCGCTTCATGGGGGAGTGCGAACAGCGCGTGACACCGGAGGAGATCGAGGACCTGTGCACGCTTCCGGCACTGGACGCAAACGCCTTCGCAAACGCCCTGTGCCAGCTGACCAACAAGGATCTGCCGCGGGGTCGCTACCTCGTGGTGAAGGACAGCCTGAGCGTCATCAAGCCGCACGTCCCAAAAACCTCCGTCATCGATCTTTccgagacgctggcggcgctgcatgaCATCCAGCATGTTGACCCCACCGCGGAGATCAAGGATGAGCTGTCAGAGATGGATGAGCAGCAACACAAGTACGTGACCAAGGTGGACGAGGCCCAGGCCGTCTACGACACCGCCCTCAGCcacggcgacgtcgtcgaggtggagcgggcccaccgccacctcatCGCGGCTCGCTACGAGTACCTCGTCTCCTACGTGAAGCGCCTCCACTTTCTCAGCTCCACAGAGGAGGACAGCGAAGTGGTGCACTTTGCTGACCGCCTGcagaagctgcgcgaggacgcCGATGATGCCGTGAAGGCCTTCAGCGACCACAAGCATGCCATCAAGTCTGCAGTAAGGGCGGACCTGGAGAGGTGCCAAgagtcgcgtgcgcgcgaggccgccacgcacgaggcggcgaagACCGCCTTCCAGAATCAGAAGAGGAAGATGGAGGCATCGCTCGGCTCCGTTGTGGAGCACAAGGTCCAGTTAGTGAACGAAATACtagagaaggcggcggagctgcggagggtgatggagcagcagcgggtcaTGACGCAGGACGTGGTCGAGGCCGTCAAGGAAGAGGCGAAGCGCGTGACGGCGTACGAGGAGTTCGTCACTATAGGGGaccagcacctgcagcgactgcggcggtgccTTGAGTACTGCAATGGATGCGAGCCTGTAATACGTGAGATGGAGAAGTACGTGAAGACCATGGTGGAAAAGCTGCCCCACGAGGACGCGGAGAAGGCTCTCAACGCCATTATTGACCACGAGTCTGACGAGCTCCTCAAGGTCTACCGCGCGtttgtgttcgtgtgtggaGAGCTCACGGTGAAGAAGACGCACCGCCTCGACACGTTGGAGCGCCAGGCCCGGCTTGCGCAACATAACCGAGACAGCTCCATGGACAGTCTCGACCCCAACTTCAAGCACTActgcgaggaggtggcggagatgctggcccaggcgcaggcggtggagggggtcATTAACGCCCTGCACGCCACACAGGACGCCGGTGAGCAGGTGTTCGAGTCTGTCGAGGAGCTAGTGTTGGCCTCGTGCGAGCGCACCGAGAAGCCGTTTGTGCACCCCCTGCAGGAGCTCGGCTACGAGTCCGTCGCGGCCCGCACCCGCTTCGTGAATCGCTCGATGAAGTACGTCGAAGGTGAAGAGCACGAGATCTTCCAGAAGAAGGCACGCATCGCGGAGGCCAAAGCTCtcgtggagcaggagcaggaggcgctggtACGCGGTGTCAGCgcggccgccatcgccgctcCTGCGGCGGTTTCACTAAACGCggcggacggcgccgtccctgcgccagcgcagatCGAGGCGTAA
- a CDS encoding putative AAA family ATPase codes for MDLLRLYVEFFLLCVQPTVPCRTRTAAVVAGAGCNGSGTAAKPVAVDVATQLTTLTFISVPHCVRPFFEGVALLRSDNEAAPAVADKAAGKVAGRKRHRGSIERNGTKSAAADHPVVEGGEDSDFPYQSSVMLQRLREYGEVQVPGFESDSAYLAAKDVLVYLRHYTYLVSGMTLSAAVLRNIELVGLDFRQQCVPCMAAVTQLASHLIDAQLHKMQLRPRVVRLSERLCLSAKAARTFEYLLVCHCGRYAPGNIAEPLRPANIAYHNDLTPQELLSILSESGVLWKQGLIFSDIKMRTTFMECKYALPMETIAALSGDQLSEEQLIKLERTALLEVLNEERNAKTTSTAAATPAPQAEAHVGGSRSVSPSPKRGDEESDVDDEEALDSVLADIDPAVLASKDQDAIYEAVSHRLSNTLARRTATSSSARAVAAAPAAKNSAATETEEAVKDGKRSREESAMVTPSTAPPTAPPSRATDTTPRPEDGEEAATATSAPRKTRLVLADINPLAQRYRCTGTGAGAAAASSSPSATSHTDSSMRGVPYESDIEYMDAAFRILANMIRIRYAEGDMKDEEDSYTPKSKVEASIRELKGKVRVAAAVHESRLQATLSARTFTPRIEQLAQRLQLTEMEKQIMLFMVGNVISHDMLVAVNGRYVMRDGQRLITVGYMLFVLCESLEERVVARRAFYQSSPLVSNGVLSLTLDAVGRSCFNTDLMDYLVDIDRKIVDDVMGITAETAEMVPGSQLYFPKVELANVVLPTSTMERVLSTIEHYSLFEQCKKSSGFGDGLGTSKGGLVMLFHGPSGTGKTMLANAVAHHLKKRILLVSVSQFRSSTKAEADALRFLFREAKLSDAILFFDECESLFEDRTSNGTVTALLSEFERYDGLIILATNRAQNFDEAMNRRISLMMEFRPPDHQLRLRIWRSHIPKQLSMSEDVCLEKLALNYELSGGLIRNAVLAALSRAVAREKSATPKLTMRDLDEGARLQLRGFFLAAELPEGMSEFYLAPKRTLAELVVEPNLAKKLEGIASSAKSRSTLYTEWGFSEDANDDCGALYLFQGVSGTGKSLAAEGIAYECGATIRLCNVAELLLREEMRVHVVFEEGRRLGAIIVFDEAQVLFNESPKSLQLSQLIQYHARRYPRPVIVIATTVHRDGSGGRHLFSTTNINSRSSCMLFQAELTFALPCRPLREQLWRKAFPERVPTSSDVDYGRLSATSISPKLIRTIAFNVCCTAALLPVSERVVTMAMIEAEMDRTVTRERTAVSASAMFA; via the coding sequence ATGGACCTCCTGCGCCTCTACGTTGAATTTTTCCTGCTGTGCGTCCAGCCAACGGTGCcgtgccgcacccgcacggcagcggtagTGGCGGGTGCTGgctgcaacggcagcggcacggcagcgaaGCCGGTGGCGGTTGATGTGGCAACCCAATTGACGACGCTGACCTTCATCAGTGTCCCCCACTGCGTGCGCCCCTTCTTCGAGGGCGTGGCATTACTACGCAGTGACAAcgaggcagcgccggcggtggctgaCAAGGCGGCTGGCAAGGTGGCGGGGCGCAAGCGGCATCGCGGCAGTATCGAGCGCAACGGGACAAAGTCGGCGGCTGCCGACCACCCCGTCGTCGAGGGTGGCGAGGACAGTGACTTCCCCTACCAGTCGAGCGTCATGCTTCAGCGGCTGCGTGAGTACGGTGAGGTTCAGGTGCCTGGGTTTGAGTCCGACTCCGCTTACCTTGCCGCAAAGGACGTACTGGTGTACCTCAGACACTACACCTACCTCGTCTCTGGCATGACCCTGAGCGCCGCAGTCCTCCGCAACATCGAGCTTGTGGGCCTCGACTTCCGCCAACAGTGCGTGCCGTGCATGGCCGCCGTCACCCAACTCGCCAGTCACCTCATCGATGCGCAGCTTCACAAGATGCAGCTACGACCACGCGTGGTGCGGCTCAGCGAACGGCTGTGCCTGTCCGCAAAGGCTGCCCGCACGTTCGAATACCTGCTGGTGTGCCACTGCGGCCGCTATGCGCCCGGCAACATCGCcgagccgctgcggccggcgAACATCGCCTACCACAACGACCTCACCCCACAGGAGCTGCTGTCCATTCTCTCAGAGAGTGGTGTGCTGTGGAAGCAGGGGCTCATCTTTTCCGACATCAAGATGCGCACCACCTTCATGGAGTGCAAGTACGCCCTGCCCATGGAAACGATTGCGGCCCTGAGTGGAGATCAGCTGTCGGAGGAGCAACTCATAAAGCTGGAGCGCACCGCGCTACTGGAGGTCCTCAACGAAGAACGGAACGCCAAGACGACGAgcaccgcggctgccacgCCGGCTCCGCAAGCAGAGGCGCACGTCGGTGGCAGTCGCTCTGTATCGCCATCGCCAAAGCGTGGTGACGAGGAGAGCGATGTGGACGATGAGGAGGCGCTCGACAGTGTGCTGGCGGACATCGACCCGGCTGTGCTGGCTTCGAAAGACCAGGACGCGATTTACGAGGCCGTCTCGCACCGCCTCAGCAATACACTCGCCCGCAGAACTGCCACGTCATCCAGTGCTCGTgctgtggcagcagcaccagccgcgaAGAACTCCGCAgcgacagagacagaggaggcggTAAAGGACGGCAAAAGAAGCAGAGAAGAGTCGGCGATGGTAACACCGTCTACAGCCCcgccgacggcaccgccatcacgCGCGACGGATACAACACCACGGCcggaggacggcgaggaggcggcgacggcgacgtctGCCCCGCGCAAGACGCGACTGGTTCTCGCCGACATCAATCCGCTCGCCCAGCGTTATCGTTGCACCGGCACTGGcgcgggtgcagcggcggcgtcctcctcgccatctGCCACGTCGCACACAGACTCGTCCATGCGGGGGGTGCCCTACGAGTCCGACATCGAGTACATGGACGCTGCCTTTCGCATCCTCGCGAACATGATTCGTATCCGCTACGCGGAGGGCGACAtgaaggacgaggaggactcCTACACCCCCAAGTCCAAGGTGGAGGCGTCGATACGCGAGCTGAAGGGCAAAGTACgcgtcgcggcagcggtgcacgagTCACGGCTGCAAGCCACTCTCAGTGCCCGCACCTTCACCCCGCGCATCGAGCAGCTCGctcagcggctgcagctgacgGAGATGGAGAAGCAGATTATGCTGTTCATGGTTGGCAACGTCATTTCGCACGACatgctggtggcggtgaatGGCCGCTACGTTATGCGGGACGGGCAGCGGCTCATCACGGTGGGGTACATGCTCTTCGTCCTGTGCGAGTCGCTGGAGGagcgggtggtggcgcgtCGCGCCTTCTACCAGTCCTCTCCGCTCGTGTCCAACGGCGTCTTGTCCCTCACACTCGATGCCGTCGGCCGCTCCTGCTTCAACACGGACCTCATGGACTATCTCGTCGACATCGATCGGAAGATTGTGGACGATGTCATGGGCATCACAGCCGAGACGGCGGAGATGGTGCCCGGGTCGCAGCTGTACTTCCCCAAGGTGGAGCTGGCGAACGTGGTACTGCCCACCTCCACGATGGAACGCGTCCTGTCCACCATTGAACACTACAGCCTCTTCGAGCAGTGcaagaagagcagcggctTCGGCGACGGCCTCGGCACCAGCAAAGGCGGTCTCGTCATGCTCTTCCACGGCCCGAGTGGCACCGGCAAGACGATGCTCGCCAACGCCGTCGCGCACCACCTCAAGAAGAGGATACTCCTCGTCAGCGTGTCGCAGTTTCGCTCCTCGACGAAGGCCGAGGCCGATGCGCTCCGCTTCCTCTTTCGCGAGGCGAAGCTGAGCGACGCCATCTTGTTCTTCGACGAGTGCGAGTCGCTCTTCGAGGACCGCACGAGCAACGGCACCGTGACGGCGCTCCTGTCCGAGTTTGAGCGGTACGACGGCCTCATCATCCTCGCCACCAACCGCGCGCAGAACTTCGATGAGGCGATGAACCGGCGCATCTCGCTCATGATGGAGTTCCGTCCGCCGGACcatcagctgcggctgcgcattTGGAGATCACACATCCCGAAGCAGCTGTCCATGAGCGAGGACGTGTGCCTCGAGAAGCTAGCGCTGAACTACGAGCTCTCCGGCGGCCTCATCCGCAacgccgtcctcgccgccttgagcagggcggtggcgcgcgagAAGTCCGCTACACCGAAGCTAACAATGCGCGACCTCGACGAAGGCgctcggctgcagctgcgcggcttTTTTCTCGCCGCGGAATTGCCGGAGGGGATGAGCGAGTTCTACCTGGCCCCGAAGCGCACGCTTGCCGAGCTGGTGGTGGAGCCGAATCTCGCCAAGAAGCTGGAGGGgatcgccagcagcgccaagaGCCGCAGCACCTTGTATACCGAGTGGGGCTTCAGCGAGGACGCCAACGACGACTGCGGGGCGCTGTACCTGTTCCAGGGCGTGAGCGGCACGGGTAAGTCGCTGGCCGCGGAGGGCATCGCCTACGAGTGCGGCGCCACCATCCGTCTCTGCAACGTGGCGGAGCTCCTGCTCCGGGAGGAAATGCGGGTGCACGTTGTGTTCGAGGAAGGTCGCCGCCTTGGCGCCATCATTGTCTTCGACGAGGCGCAGGTCCTCTTCAACGAATCCCCAAAGAGCTTACAGCTCTCACAGCTCATCCAGTACCACGCCCGTCGGTATCCGAGGCccgtcatcgtcatcgcAACGACGGTGcaccgcgacggcagcggtggacgCCACCTTTTCTCCACCACGAACATCAACTCACGCTCATCATGCATGCTGTTCCAGGCGGAGCTGACCTTTGCGCTGCCTTGTCGGCCCCTACGCGAGCAGCTGTGGCGAAAAGCTTTCCCGGAACGCGTCCCAACGTCCAGCGACGTCGACTACGGTCGCCTCAGCGCCACGAGTATCTCACCCAAGCTGATCCGAACAATAGCCTTCAATgtctgctgcaccgcggcgctgTTGCCAGTTTCGGAGCGGGTCGTGACGATGGCCATGATCGAGGCAGAGATGGACAGGACGGTGACGCGGGagcgcaccgccgtctcggCGAGCGCGATGTTTGCGTag